The following are encoded together in the Oryzias melastigma strain HK-1 linkage group LG17, ASM292280v2, whole genome shotgun sequence genome:
- the ticam1 gene encoding TIR domain-containing adapter molecule 1: MSHEEEGSQGTGLGDIFTILSQAPSERLLSLTLQLSASPEDVIVQALCLIILKREVLALDKLRTLADNPLAEHLAEKLHPDRSEDFSVHCGQFQANTRESLSALARIFRVLSQQRLCDQTRRDLAYERALSSDGSSSNLDEFREEAKLVCGPKVLEWMCSSNNPKLELMNDFKTCLNVSDSTLKTSPSASVNSAPSPLKGSPSEPSYPSTLEISSPGTVSFRGDKVSQETVESSEVKPATLMACETETKMSSGQPLLSLLQPTGSSLSDPERSHPTLPIGPLEHHPDTPRSHTNPPSSTNICGSRCPIQKKIHDSKGSDEEEEEEEETFYAFVILHAPEDEDVAERIKDKIEEVISSKGATFSEEFAIPGKCPLRCVEDAINNSAFTFLLLTCNFKSNLLEMKANIALMNAIHKIHKFNTVIPLLPRENRMPRDCIPMALKGLVELDENKNFEKKLQKSLSRAKIQTQKKVWKKEQTLRMTERQSQLQETLRMGLNLNQEESGEDNRTWQQKHPSIHIENANYIMIGNDSKMVLGSGGSADKEESVYIKQD; encoded by the coding sequence ATGAGTCACGAAGAAGAAGGATCTCAAGGGACAGGACTGGGAgatatttttaccattttgtcACAGGCCCCATCAGAGCGATTGCTAAGTCTGACACTGCAGCTGAGTGCTTCACCTGAAGATGTGATCGTACAGGCCCTGTGTCTGATAATCCTCAAGAGAGAGGTACTCGCCCTGGACAAGCTCCGGACCCTCGCGGACAACCCCCTCGCCGAGCACCTGGCTGAAAAGCTGCACCCCGACAGATCGGAGGATTTCTCTGTCCACTGTGGTCAATTTCAAGCAAACACAAGAGAATCTTTGTCCGCACTGGCTCGGATCTTCAGAGTCTTATCCCAGCAGAGGCTGTGCGATCAAACCCGAAGAGATCTGGCGTACGAGAGGGCGCTTTCCAGTGACGGGTCCTCCAGCAACCTGGACGAGTTCAGAGAGGAAGCTAAACTTGTCTGTGGGCCTAAAGTTTTAGAGTGGATGTGCTCCTCCAATAACCCCAAACTAGAATTGATGAACGATTTCAAGACATGTCTGAATGTGAGTGATAGCACTCTGAAAACATCTCCATCAGCAAGTGTCAACAGTGCTCCGAGTCCTTTAAAGGGAAGCCCTTCAGAGCCATCGTACCCAAGTACGCTGGAGATAAGCAGCCCTGGGACTGTTTCGTTTAGAGGAGACAAAGTCTCTCAAGAGACAGTAGAAAGCTCCGAGGTAAAACCAGCCACTCTCATGGCCTgtgaaactgaaacaaaaatgagttCCGGGCAGCCTCTGTTATCTTTGCTTCAACCCACCGGATCCTCTCTGTCTGACCCCGAGAGATCACATCCGACATTACCAATTGGCCCGTTAGAGCATCATCCGGACACTCCCAGATCACACACAAACCCCCCATCTTCTACGAACATCTGTGGATCCAGGTGCCCAATCCAAAAAAAGATTCACGACAGCAAAGGTTCagatgaggaagaagaagaagaagaggaaacatTTTATGCATTTGTGATCTTGCATGCtccagaggatgaagatgtggCGGAgagaataaaagacaaaattgaAGAGGTCATTAGCAGCAAAGGGGCAACTTTCTCTGAGGAATTTGCCATCCCTGGAAAGTGCCCCCTGAGGTGTGTGGAGGACGCCATCAACAACTCTGCGTTCACCTTCCTGCTGCTCACCTGCAACTTCAAGTCAAACCTGCTGGAGATGAAGGCAAACATCGCCCTGATGAATGCAATACACAAAATCCACAAATTCAACACAGTCATCCCTCTGCTGCCGCGGGAGAACCGCATGCCCAGGGATTGCATACCCATGGCCCTGAAAGGTCTCGTTGAGCTAGACGAAAACAAGAACTTTGAGAAAAAGCTACAAAAGTCCCTGTCTCGAGCAAAAATCCAAACTCAGAAAAAAGTCTGGAAAAAAGAGCAGACTCTGAGAATGACGGAGAGACAGAGTCAGTTACAGGAAACGCTCCGCATGGGCCTCAATCTCAATCAGGAGGAAAGCGGTGAAGACAACAGGACTTGGCAGCAAAAACATCCAAGCATTCATATTGAAAATGCTAACTACATTATGATCGGTAATGACTCTAAAATGGTGCTGGGTTCAGGTGGAAGTGCAGACAAAGAGGAATCAGTTTACATTAAGCAAGATTGA